One Malaclemys terrapin pileata isolate rMalTer1 chromosome 7, rMalTer1.hap1, whole genome shotgun sequence genomic region harbors:
- the SLC29A2 gene encoding equilibrative nucleoside transporter 2 — protein MARQDMPKDQFHAVGIIFFILGLGTLLPWNFFITAIPYFKARLIVRTSLTVGLGGNSSGTQRDPAQDEFNFNNWLTLLSQLPLLLFTLLNSFLYQCIPDKVRVLGSMSGILLLFILTAVLVRVEMPPHSFFSVTISSVWFINSFCAVLQGSLFGQLGTLPQGYSTLFLSGQGMAGTFAASAMLLSMASGADAQTSALSYFITPCVGTLISIVCYLVLPRMAFFRHYLEQSWQHDPRNELETKAGLLGPEKQSGDQSERPGEEPMLGMANGTLRTLEDISVESSGKGAFALHNGTATSAQNGGPGPETPSVFSVLRKIWLLALCIVMVFTITLSVFPAITATVTSTSESKQWSEFFTPVCCFLLFNMMDWLGRSVTSYCLWPEKRLWLLPLLVGLRFLFVPLLMLCQAEPRTRLPVLFHHDAWFILFMLPFSLSNGYFVSLTMCLAPKQVLPQESELAGAIMTFFLALGLSCGAGLSFLLKALL, from the exons atgGCTCGACAGGACATGCCCAAGGACCA GTTTCATGCTGTGGGAATCATCTTCTTCATCCTGGGTCTGGGCACCCTCCTGCCCTGGAACTTCTTCATCACGGCCATCCCG TATTTCAAGGCCCGGCTCATTGTGAGGACCAGCTTGACCGTGGGCCTGGGGGGAAACAGCTCTGGGACGCAGCGGGACCCAGCCCAGGATGAGTTCAACTTCAACAACTGGCTGACGCTGCTCTCACAGCTCCCGCTGCTGCTCTTCACTCTGCTCAACTCCTTCCTCTACCAATG CATCCCGGACAAGGTGCGGGTCCTCGGCAGCATGAGtggcatcctcctcctcttcatcctcacGGCCGTGCTGGTCAGGGTGGAAATGCCCCCCCACAGCTTCTTCTCCGTCACCATAAGCTCTGTGTGGTTCATTAact CATTCTGCGCCGTCCTGCAAGGCAGCCTGTTCGGGCAGCTGGGCACCCTGCCCCAGGGCTACAGCACTCTCTTCCTGAGTGGCCAGGGCATGGCCGGGACCTTCGCCGCCAGTGCCATGCTGCTCTCCATGGCTA GTGGTGCGGATGCGCAGACGTCTGCCCTGAGCTACTTCATCACTCCCTGTGTCGGGACCCTGATCTCCATTGTCTGCTATCTGGTGCTGCCCCGTATG GCCTTCTTCCGTCACTACCTGGAGCAGAGTTGGCAGCATGACCCACGCAATGAGCTGGAGACCAAAGCTGGGCTGCTGGGCCCCG AGAAACAGAGTGGGGACCAGTCGGAGAGGCCTGGGGAGGAGCCAATGCTGGGAATGGCCAACGGGACACTCAGGACATTGGAGGACATCAGTGTGGAGAGCTCCGGGAAGGGAGCCTTCGCCCTGCACAATGGGACAGCCACCAGTGCCCAGAACGGGGGGCCGGGACCAGAGACACCGTCAGTGTTCAGTGTGCTCCGAAAG atCTGGCTGCTGGCACTCTGCATTGTCATGGTTTTCACTATCACCCTGTCCGTGTTCCCTGCCATCACTGCCACCGTCACCAGCACCTcggagagcaagcaatgga gTGAGTTCTTCACCCCTGTTTGCTGCTTCCTGTTGTTCAACATGATGGACTGGCTGGGCCGCAGCGTCACCTCATACTGCCTCTGG ccagaGAAGAGACTATGGCTACTCCCCTTGCTGGTGGGCCTGCGCTTCCTGTTTGTGCCCCTGCTGATGCTATGCCAGGCCGAGCCCCGCACCCGCCTGCCCGTGCTCTTCCACCATGATGCCTGGTTCATCCTCTTCATGCTGCCTTTCTCGCTCTCCAATGGCTACTTCGTCTCGCTCACCATGTGCCTCGCCCCCAA GCAGGTGCTGCCGCAAGAGAGCGAGCTGGCTGGAGCCATCATGACCTTCTTCCTGGCACTAGGGCTGTCGTGTGGGGCTGGGCTCTCCTTCCTCCTCAAGGCCCTGCTGTGA
- the B4GAT1 gene encoding beta-1,4-glucuronyltransferase 1, whose translation MQGPARCSFFKALLWALALVALLQLLYLSLLSGLHGRQQRSRYSELFGGRRGEVPGRPSEQQKEQLKRALASGGRLDASGQYRIYTDMLGPPERAGRAPDLVLATHTSLSNLHQLQELVGRWQGPVSVALFAPGPAEVRLATLMLYALGALCGPVRQLVSAHLVCHSGDLAAFPELEDRAEFARLKACGDVFAKLARAGAGRRNYALGANASYPNNLLRNVARGAATGHYTLVLDVDMLPSEGLREAFLALTATLGAEGPPGVFVVPAFEIRHTRRLPGAKAELLQLYQVGEIRPFYEELCPRCQAPTNYSRWLNLPPDSSLNIAYTVEWRDPWEPFYISANSVPPYDERFKQYGFNRISQACELHVAGYSFSVLNNAFLVHKGFKVPSEFHAQKDAENQRNKMLFRQFKQELKLKYPGSPRRC comes from the exons ATGCAGGGCCCCGCCAGATGCTCCTTCTTCAAGGCGCTGCTGTGGGCCCTGGCGCTGGtggccctgctgcagctgctctacCTGTCCCTGCTCTCGGGGCTCCACGGCCGCCAGCAGCGCTCCCGCTACTCGGAGCTGTTCGGGGGGCGCCGGGGCGAGGTGCCCGGCCGGCCCAGCGAGCAGCAGAAGGAGCAGCTGAAGCGCGCCCTGGCCAGCGGCGGGCGGCTGGATGCCAGCGGGCAGTACCGGATCTACACGGACATGCTGGGGCCCCCGGAGCGGGCGGGGCGGGCGCCCGACCTGGTGCTCGCCACCCACACCAGCCTGAGCAACCTGCACCAGCTGCAGGAGCTGGTGGGGCGCTGGCAGGGCCCGGTCTCCGTGGCGCTTTTTGCGCCGGGCCCCGCCGAGGTGCGGCTGGCCACGCTGATGCTCTACGCCTTGGGGGCGCTGTGCGGGCCAGTGCGGCAGCTGGTGAGTGCCCACCTGGTGTGCCACTCGGGGGACCTGGCCGCCTTCCCCGAGCTAGAGGACCGGGCGGAGTTTGCCCGGCTCAAGGCCTGTGGGGATGTCTTCGCCAAGCTGGCACGGGCTGGGGCGGGCCGGCGTAACTATGCCCTGGGCGCCAACGCTTCATACCCCAACAACCTGCTGCGCAATGTGGCACGGGGGGCAGCCACTGGGCACTACACGCTCGTGCTGGACGTGGACATGCTGCCCAGCGAGGGGCTGCGTGAGGCCTTCCTGGCACTAACTGCAACCTTGGGTGCTGAGGGGCCACCAGGCGTCTTCGTGGTGCCCGCCTTTGAGATCCGGCACACCCGGCGCCTCCCAGGTGCCAAGGCCGAGTTGCTGCAGCTGTATCAGGTGGGGGAGATCCGGCCGTTCTACGAGGAGCTCTGCCCACGCTGCCAGGCCCCCACCAACTACTCACGCTGGCTGAACCTGCCTCCAGACAGTTCCCTGAATATTGCCTACACCGTGGAGTGGAGGGACCCCTGGGAGCCCTTCTACATCAGTGCCAACTCTGTGCCACCCTATGATGAAAGATTCAAGCAGTATGGGTTCAACCGCATCAGCCAG GCATGTGAGCTCCATGTGGCCGGATACAGTTTCTCAGTGCTGAACAATGCTTTCCTGGTGCACAAGGGCTTCAAGGTGCCGAGTGAGTTCCATGCACAGAAGGATGCCGAGAATCAGCGCAACAAGATGCTCTTCCGCCAGTTCAAGCAGGAGCTGAAGCTGAAGTATCCTGGCTCACCACGCCGGTGCTGA
- the BRMS1 gene encoding breast cancer metastasis-suppressor 1, translated as MALHQVVMTLSRCQQVPWYHGNNLTGCHGDVSQAGAIATPVQGIPLSPTLGECRSPHARLWASCCHGNMPHPPLSHKAQRSGQLGTIEATALWLTGLPDWLAEDGAEPVGVELPGTEKRSAYGREAAGLGSPRVPMPVHPAPKEAEEMEGDGDSAPELNGEEEESEEEHSASPSESEEESSEMDEEDCERRRSECLDEMCDLEKQFSELKEKLFKERLNQVKAKLEDVASGRAAEYLDPLGVLQNNMKIRIEVAGIYKGLCLEVVRNKHECELQGARQHLESEKLLLYDNMQSELLERIQRLEDDRQSIDITSEWWDDKLRPKNSLKKWDPFRPAKRKKAPLVSGPYIVYMLRDIDILEDWTAIKKAKAAVSPQKRKSDVLVKVEKPGAQFSARCEDGRLHYEGEIYSKGQSVILEVGDEAPAQAVITAVSTGEVWLRREDGTKTKIYVSQLQKGKYSVRKA; from the exons ATGGCGCTGCACCAGGTTGTGATGACATTGTCCAGGTGTCAGCAGGTCCCATGGTACCATGGCAACAACCTGACTGGGTGCCATGGTGATGTGTCACAAGCAGGTGCCATAGCAACACCAGTTCAGGGGATTCCCCTTAGCCCAACTTTGGGTGAATGTCGCTCACCTCACGCTAGGCTGTGGGCCTCCTGTTGCCATGGGAACATGCCCCATCCTCCACTATCCCATAAGGCTCAGCGCAGTGGGCAGCTGGGAACTATAGAGGCAACGGCGCTCTGGTTAACTGGTCTCCCTGATTGGCTGGCAGAGGATGGGGCGGAGCCAGTAGGTGTGGAGCTTCCGGGTACGGAGAAGCGAAGCGCTTACGGGAGGGAGGCCGCCGGCCTGGGCTCCCCGAG AGTGCCCATGCCGGTGCACCCGGCACCCAAGGAGGCGGAGGAGATGGAGGGGGACGGGGACTCGGCACCTGAGCTGAATGGCGAAGAGGAGGAGAGCGAGGAGGAGCATAGTGCCAGCCCTTCTGAATCAGAGGAAGAAAGCTCAG AGATGGACGAGGAGGATTGTGAGCGGCGCCGCAGCGAGTGCCTGGATGAGATGTGTGACCTGGAGAAGCAGTTCTCTGAGCTCAAGGAAAA GCTATTCAAGGAGCGGCTGAACCAGGTGAAGGCCAAGCTGGAGGACGTGGCGTCAGGGCGGGCGGCCGAGTACCTCGACCCCCTGGGTGTCCTGCAGAACAACATGAAGATCCGCATCGAGGTGGCTG GCATCTACAAGGGGCTGTGCCTGGAGGTGGTGAGGAACAAGCACGAGTGTGAACTGCAGGGAGCACGCCAGCACCTGGAG AGTGAGAAGCTCCTGCTCTACGACAACATGCAGAGCGAGCTGCTGGAGCGAATCCAGCGCCTGGAGGATGATCGGCAGAGCATCGACATCACCTCAG AGTGGTGGGACGACAAGCTGCGCCCCAAGAACAGCCTCAAGAAGTGGGATCCCTTCCGGCCCGCCAAGAGGAAGAAAGCGCCGCTTGTGTCTG GCCCCTACATCGTCTACATGCTGCGGGACATCGACATCCTGGAAGACTGGACGGCCATCAAAAAG GCTAAAGCAGCCGTGTCGCCCCAGAAAAGAAAATCCGATG tgctggtGAAGGTGGAGAAGCCGGGGGCCCAGTTCTCAGCCCGCTGCGAGGACGGGCGGCTGCATTATGAGGGTGAGATCTACAGCAAAGGGCAGAGCGTCATCCTGGAGGTCGGGGACGAGGCACCCGCGCA ggcagTGATCACGGCTGTCAGCACTGGGGAGGTCTGGCTGCGCCGGGAGGATGGCACCAAGACCAAAATCTACGTCTCGCAGCTGCAGAAGGGCAAGTACTCCGTGCGCAAGGCCTGA
- the RIN1 gene encoding ras and Rab interactor 1 isoform X1: protein MPWGEAYSQQGPRGLGRGPVYDVPDPHVFPQPRPARGSPNNVSLLDRLLLTQSVWLQLSLNSATALHILQREPPGTFLVRRSNTHRRRVLCLRLLDDLAPAFVASYCLQEKAAGISLEGSSWSFPDLLHLVASYCQSREVLPVALRLPQPIQQAVSHKELEAISHLGLEFWSSSLNAKDPLESPEPPLCEDAAPAAGQLGAIPTRSPRELDCGLGNGALGFLNPLFQGRDGGSRRDDFKRSIKVRVSTETSSPLSPPPKPPPPIPSSQTGMLPTPRREPGQYTSLSMSGYRVPQRAGEPLNPKPAGSSLPSLQELDSGSPSGSESEGGGGPRAPSPPAQRRPRAPLRSMSDAVLAVLAPEKQLARAVEGLARDRSTRLGASVQDFLTLVRGGGGEWRSSHELLSPVRTFLTHTKAQLLHSPALELPSPTLLPDHRLDAVLERALHRCVLKPLKPVLASRLRRLRVADGSLGQLQENLRLVRERGPGAFPARATLPSPHDTQRAQRKLLQLLHAYSPSTQVTLLLQACKGVYRAMGAAPDGSYGADEFLPVLSFILAQCDLPQLLMEAEYMMELMDPSQLLGEGGYYLTTLQASLALLGRFHEEEPMELRPDVQRALSWRHQSPSGRPPGSPCQDPRPEKTQAPCSGCHSTTPALGAQGTAEQLQKHPTDNSLPLHPEGQRQLQEHPAQYCHPGEMGPGPGTPHRLLREAAVDLDEPL from the exons ATGCCCTGGGGAGAAGCATATTCCCAGCAAGGGCCACGTGG TCTGGGGCGTGGCCCTGTATATGATGTCCCAGACCCACACGtcttcccccagcccagaccaGCACGGGGGTCTCCGAACAACGTCAGCCTCCTGGATCGCCTGCTCCTCACCCAGTCTGTCTGGCTGCAGCTGAGCCTCAACTCTGCCACCGCCCTGCACATCCTGCAGCGTGAGCCCCCCGGG ACATTCCTGGTGCGCCGATCGAACACACACCGACGCCGGGTGCTCTGCTTGCGCCTCCTAGATGACTTGGCCCCGGCCTTCGTCGCTAGCTACTGCCTGCAGGAGAAAGCAGCAG GCATCTCTCTAGAGGGCTCATCCTGGAGCTTCCCAGACCTGCTGCACCTGGTGGCCTCCTACTGCCAGAGCCG GGAGGTTCTCCCGGTCGCCCTGCGCCTGCCCCAACCCATCCAGCAGGCGGTGTCGCACAAGGAACTGGAGGCCATTTCCCACCTGGGCCTTG agttCTGGAGCTCTTCTCTCAATGCCAAGGACCCCCTGGAGTCGCCTGAGCCCCCACTCTGTGAggatgctgcccctgcagctggcCAGCTGGGTGCAATCCCCACGCGGAGCCCAAGGGAGCTGGACTGTGGCCTGGGCAACGGGGCACTGGGCTTTCTGAACCCCCTGTTCCAGGGCAGGGATGGAGGCTCACGGCGGGACGACTTCAAGCGCAGCATTAAAGTGCGGGTGTCCACCGAGAcctccagccctctctccccaccccccaagccacCGCCCCCCATCCCTTCCAGCCAGACTGGGATGCTCCCCACCCCGCGCCGAGAGCCGGGCCAGTACACATCGCTCAGCATGTCGGGGTATCGGGTGCCCCAGCGGGCTGGGGAGCCCCTTAATCCCAAGCCAGCCGGGAGCAGCCTCCCATCCCTGCAGGAGCTGGACAGCGGGTCCCCCAGTGGCTCAGAGAGCgaggggggtgggggtccccGTGCCCCCTCACCTCCCGCCCAGCGCCGCCCCCGTGCCCCCCTGCGCTCCATGAGCGATGCCGTCCTGGCAGTGCTGGCCCCTGAGAAACAGCTGGCACGGGCCGTGGAGGGGCTGGCGCGGGACCGGAGCACCAGGCTGGGAGCCAGCGTCCAGGATTTCCTGACCCTAGtgaggggtggcgggggggagtggCGGTCCAGCCACGAGCTGCTGAGTCCCGTCCGGACCTTCCTGACCCACACCAAGGCCCAGCTGCTGCACagtccagccctggagctgccgaGCCCCACGCTGCTGCCTGACCACAGGCtgg ACGCTGTGCTGGAACGGGCCCTACATCGTTGTGTGCTGAAGCCTCTCAAACCAGTGCTGGCATCACGGCTGCGCAGACTACGCGTGGCAGATGGGTCCCTGGGCCAGCTCCAGGAGAACCTGCGGCTGGTGCGGGAGCGGGGCCCTGGTGCCTTCCCAGCACGGGCGACCCTGCCTAGCCCCCATGACACCCAGCGGGCACAGCGCAAACTGCTGCAGCTTCTGCATGCCTATTCGCCCAGCACCCAGGTGACACTGCTGCTGCAGGCCTGCAAGGGTGTCTACCGAGCCATGGGAGCAGCCCCGG ATGGGAGCTATGGGGCGGACGAGTTCTTGCCGGTTCTGAGCTTCATCCTGGCTCAGTGCGACCTGCCCCAGTTGCTCATGGAGGCTGAGTACATGATGGAGCTGATGgaccccagccagctcctgggGGAAG GGGGCTATTACCTGACCACTCTCcaggccagcctggccctgctgggGCGTTTCCATGAAGAGGAGCCCATGGAGTTGCGCCCTGATGTCCAGAGAGCCCTGAGTTGGCGGCACCAGAGCCCCTCAGGGCGGCCCCCTGGGAGCCCATGCCAG GACCCACGGCCTGAGAAAACCCAGGCCCCCTGCAGTGGGTGCCACTCCACCACACCTGCGCTGGGAGCCCAGGGGACGGCGGAGCAGCTACAGAAGCACCCCACAGACAACagtctccccctgcaccctgagggCCAGCGCCAGCTCCAGGAGCACCCGGCCCAGTACTGCCACCCCGGGGAGATGGGACCTGGGCCGGGAACCCCACACAGGCTGCTCCGCGAAGCGGCTGTCGACCTGGATGAACCCCTCTGA
- the RIN1 gene encoding ras and Rab interactor 1 isoform X2, producing the protein MEPPDQPDGLGRGPVYDVPDPHVFPQPRPARGSPNNVSLLDRLLLTQSVWLQLSLNSATALHILQREPPGTFLVRRSNTHRRRVLCLRLLDDLAPAFVASYCLQEKAAGISLEGSSWSFPDLLHLVASYCQSREVLPVALRLPQPIQQAVSHKELEAISHLGLEFWSSSLNAKDPLESPEPPLCEDAAPAAGQLGAIPTRSPRELDCGLGNGALGFLNPLFQGRDGGSRRDDFKRSIKVRVSTETSSPLSPPPKPPPPIPSSQTGMLPTPRREPGQYTSLSMSGYRVPQRAGEPLNPKPAGSSLPSLQELDSGSPSGSESEGGGGPRAPSPPAQRRPRAPLRSMSDAVLAVLAPEKQLARAVEGLARDRSTRLGASVQDFLTLVRGGGGEWRSSHELLSPVRTFLTHTKAQLLHSPALELPSPTLLPDHRLDAVLERALHRCVLKPLKPVLASRLRRLRVADGSLGQLQENLRLVRERGPGAFPARATLPSPHDTQRAQRKLLQLLHAYSPSTQVTLLLQACKGVYRAMGAAPDGSYGADEFLPVLSFILAQCDLPQLLMEAEYMMELMDPSQLLGEGGYYLTTLQASLALLGRFHEEEPMELRPDVQRALSWRHQSPSGRPPGSPCQDPRPEKTQAPCSGCHSTTPALGAQGTAEQLQKHPTDNSLPLHPEGQRQLQEHPAQYCHPGEMGPGPGTPHRLLREAAVDLDEPL; encoded by the exons ATGGAGCCCCCGGACCAGCCAGACGG TCTGGGGCGTGGCCCTGTATATGATGTCCCAGACCCACACGtcttcccccagcccagaccaGCACGGGGGTCTCCGAACAACGTCAGCCTCCTGGATCGCCTGCTCCTCACCCAGTCTGTCTGGCTGCAGCTGAGCCTCAACTCTGCCACCGCCCTGCACATCCTGCAGCGTGAGCCCCCCGGG ACATTCCTGGTGCGCCGATCGAACACACACCGACGCCGGGTGCTCTGCTTGCGCCTCCTAGATGACTTGGCCCCGGCCTTCGTCGCTAGCTACTGCCTGCAGGAGAAAGCAGCAG GCATCTCTCTAGAGGGCTCATCCTGGAGCTTCCCAGACCTGCTGCACCTGGTGGCCTCCTACTGCCAGAGCCG GGAGGTTCTCCCGGTCGCCCTGCGCCTGCCCCAACCCATCCAGCAGGCGGTGTCGCACAAGGAACTGGAGGCCATTTCCCACCTGGGCCTTG agttCTGGAGCTCTTCTCTCAATGCCAAGGACCCCCTGGAGTCGCCTGAGCCCCCACTCTGTGAggatgctgcccctgcagctggcCAGCTGGGTGCAATCCCCACGCGGAGCCCAAGGGAGCTGGACTGTGGCCTGGGCAACGGGGCACTGGGCTTTCTGAACCCCCTGTTCCAGGGCAGGGATGGAGGCTCACGGCGGGACGACTTCAAGCGCAGCATTAAAGTGCGGGTGTCCACCGAGAcctccagccctctctccccaccccccaagccacCGCCCCCCATCCCTTCCAGCCAGACTGGGATGCTCCCCACCCCGCGCCGAGAGCCGGGCCAGTACACATCGCTCAGCATGTCGGGGTATCGGGTGCCCCAGCGGGCTGGGGAGCCCCTTAATCCCAAGCCAGCCGGGAGCAGCCTCCCATCCCTGCAGGAGCTGGACAGCGGGTCCCCCAGTGGCTCAGAGAGCgaggggggtgggggtccccGTGCCCCCTCACCTCCCGCCCAGCGCCGCCCCCGTGCCCCCCTGCGCTCCATGAGCGATGCCGTCCTGGCAGTGCTGGCCCCTGAGAAACAGCTGGCACGGGCCGTGGAGGGGCTGGCGCGGGACCGGAGCACCAGGCTGGGAGCCAGCGTCCAGGATTTCCTGACCCTAGtgaggggtggcgggggggagtggCGGTCCAGCCACGAGCTGCTGAGTCCCGTCCGGACCTTCCTGACCCACACCAAGGCCCAGCTGCTGCACagtccagccctggagctgccgaGCCCCACGCTGCTGCCTGACCACAGGCtgg ACGCTGTGCTGGAACGGGCCCTACATCGTTGTGTGCTGAAGCCTCTCAAACCAGTGCTGGCATCACGGCTGCGCAGACTACGCGTGGCAGATGGGTCCCTGGGCCAGCTCCAGGAGAACCTGCGGCTGGTGCGGGAGCGGGGCCCTGGTGCCTTCCCAGCACGGGCGACCCTGCCTAGCCCCCATGACACCCAGCGGGCACAGCGCAAACTGCTGCAGCTTCTGCATGCCTATTCGCCCAGCACCCAGGTGACACTGCTGCTGCAGGCCTGCAAGGGTGTCTACCGAGCCATGGGAGCAGCCCCGG ATGGGAGCTATGGGGCGGACGAGTTCTTGCCGGTTCTGAGCTTCATCCTGGCTCAGTGCGACCTGCCCCAGTTGCTCATGGAGGCTGAGTACATGATGGAGCTGATGgaccccagccagctcctgggGGAAG GGGGCTATTACCTGACCACTCTCcaggccagcctggccctgctgggGCGTTTCCATGAAGAGGAGCCCATGGAGTTGCGCCCTGATGTCCAGAGAGCCCTGAGTTGGCGGCACCAGAGCCCCTCAGGGCGGCCCCCTGGGAGCCCATGCCAG GACCCACGGCCTGAGAAAACCCAGGCCCCCTGCAGTGGGTGCCACTCCACCACACCTGCGCTGGGAGCCCAGGGGACGGCGGAGCAGCTACAGAAGCACCCCACAGACAACagtctccccctgcaccctgagggCCAGCGCCAGCTCCAGGAGCACCCGGCCCAGTACTGCCACCCCGGGGAGATGGGACCTGGGCCGGGAACCCCACACAGGCTGCTCCGCGAAGCGGCTGTCGACCTGGATGAACCCCTCTGA